In Acomys russatus chromosome 9, mAcoRus1.1, whole genome shotgun sequence, the following are encoded in one genomic region:
- the LOC127193618 gene encoding ral guanine nucleotide dissociation stimulator-like codes for MFSCYLQTTRDSGLKKGKRGGCGGAWRRRIHSCLRHLWPFVRKKRDMAQGSQGQGHTGPAPEDRKEPCGQSSISADMVEKLVKHLVPSLQAGDPFFVPAFLYTYRRFATTEQVLDLLFKRYDNFRLYFEEDEQVKKTICTFLDMWMDKKPDEFCQSSCLSILRKMKAYLIKNMPYSDLIVRVHMLLTYLEEQGAGEAESKDEEDSDGWSRTSTDPELDMC; via the exons ATGTTCTCTTGCTACCTTCAGACTACTCGAGACTCAGGCCTCAAGAAAGGCAAGAGAGGAGGCTGTGGTGGTGCCTGGAGGCGCAGGATTCACTCTTGCCTCCGACACCTCTGGCCATTTGTCCGGAAGAAAAGAGACAtggcccagggaagccagggccagGGACACACT GGTCCTGCCCCAGAGGACCGGAAGGAGCCCTGTGGGCAGTCCTCCATCAGTGCAGACATGGTGGAAAAACTAGTGAAGCATCTGGTGCCTTCCCTGCAGGCTGGGGACCCCTTCTTTGTTCCTGCCTTCTTGTACACATACCGAAGGTTTGCCACCACCGAGCAGGTGCTGGACCTGCTGTTCAAGCG GTATGATAACTTCCGCCTTTATTTTGAAGAAGACGAGCAAGTAAAGAA GACCATTTGTACTTTCCTGGATATGTGGATGGACAAGAAACCTGATGAATTTTGCCAGTCCTCATGCCTGTCCATTCTGAGAAAGATGAAAGCCTACTTGATCAAGAACATGCCTTACTCAGACCTTATTGTTCGTGTCCACATGCTCCTGACCTATTTGGAGGAACAAGGGGCCGGCGAAGCAGAGAGCAAGGATGAGGAAGACTCAG ATGGGTGGAGCCGCACTTCCACAGATCCAGAGCTTGACATGTGTTAA